The Desmonostoc muscorum LEGE 12446 genome includes a region encoding these proteins:
- a CDS encoding sensor histidine kinase: MTFVPIILGIVAGICLYIGLLHLLIACGKLQTALHFCFGLLCLGSVVYILALILTYQATNVENYITAKKLVSSIGYIYGITIVWFIALYTRVKPVRLILVLNSLYVISLLINQISPTGILYSHISNLSSISLPWGESITSPKGTLNPLFSFQLLALISNTVFLFYACYRQYRCGEKQAALIVCLSVAILIGTVQHDRLVDLGTIKSIYLAEFGFMSFVVIMSLRLTKELIQAVKLREKLIESEQLRKIAVEIERNRLARDLHDSVSQRLFSVATIAEALPRVWQRYPETAQQGLEELVQLTQGALAEMRNLLLDLRSSSLTEKPLSELLQQLIEAILGRTSLQVITKLEGDRPVSDEVKLVFCRITQEALNNIIKHAQATQLSVSFHSDSQKMVLRIRDNGHGFDATKISPGHLGIAIMKERAQSIGGSFHLKSCPGEGTEIVLSWLSTV; this comes from the coding sequence ATGACTTTTGTTCCAATCATTCTGGGGATAGTTGCTGGTATTTGCTTATACATTGGGCTATTACACCTGCTGATTGCTTGTGGCAAATTACAAACAGCGCTTCACTTCTGCTTTGGGTTACTTTGCTTAGGATCTGTTGTCTATATCCTGGCTTTGATACTCACATATCAAGCGACTAATGTCGAAAACTATATAACTGCCAAAAAATTAGTATCTTCTATAGGATATATTTACGGAATTACTATTGTATGGTTCATAGCTTTATATACTAGAGTTAAGCCAGTGCGTTTAATTTTGGTGCTGAATAGTCTGTACGTCATCAGCCTGTTAATTAACCAAATTTCTCCCACGGGAATTCTGTACTCTCATATCAGTAACCTATCAAGTATTTCTTTGCCTTGGGGCGAATCAATTACTTCCCCAAAAGGTACACTGAATCCTCTATTCAGTTTTCAATTATTAGCTTTAATCAGTAATACTGTTTTCCTGTTTTACGCTTGTTACCGTCAATATCGATGCGGTGAAAAGCAAGCAGCGCTGATTGTGTGTCTGAGCGTAGCCATTTTGATAGGAACTGTTCAACACGATCGCCTAGTGGATTTAGGGACAATCAAATCCATATACCTGGCTGAATTTGGATTTATGTCCTTCGTGGTAATTATGAGTCTACGGCTGACAAAGGAGTTGATCCAAGCGGTGAAACTGCGAGAAAAATTAATTGAAAGCGAACAGCTACGAAAGATTGCTGTGGAAATTGAACGAAATCGCCTCGCCCGTGACTTACACGATTCAGTATCGCAGAGGCTGTTTTCTGTTGCAACAATTGCCGAAGCGTTACCTAGAGTGTGGCAACGTTACCCAGAGACAGCCCAACAGGGATTAGAAGAACTCGTCCAACTGACACAGGGGGCGTTAGCCGAGATGCGGAATCTACTGTTGGACTTGCGTTCCAGTAGTTTGACAGAAAAACCATTAAGTGAATTGCTACAGCAGTTAATCGAGGCAATTCTAGGACGGACAAGTTTACAGGTAATAACGAAGCTCGAAGGCGATCGGCCTGTGTCTGATGAGGTAAAGCTTGTTTTCTGCCGCATTACTCAAGAAGCACTGAACAACATAATTAAACACGCCCAAGCTACACAACTATCAGTCAGTTTCCACAGCGATTCACAGAAGATGGTATTGCGTATCAGGGATAATGGCCATGGTTTTGATGCGACAAAAATATCACCTGGTCATTTAGGTATAGCAATAATGAAAGAACGAGCTCAGTCTATTGGTGGTAGTTTCCATTTGAAAAGCTGCCCAGGAGAGGGGACTGAGATTGTCCTAAGTTGGTTAAGCACTGTTTGA
- a CDS encoding sulfotransferase — protein sequence MTAKIHFISGLPRSGSTLLGALLRQNPRFHASMSSPVGSLVNRMLEAMSEDNEYSVFITPEQKRALTLTIFSTFYQPQAQKEVIFDTNRLWCSKLSLIQELFPGSKVICCVRNVAWIMDSIERLIRKNAFDVSRMFNNPGERSTVYTCDCRPADRSGEVMKL from the coding sequence ATGACTGCCAAAATCCACTTTATCTCAGGCTTACCGCGTTCCGGTTCTACTTTACTCGGAGCCTTACTGCGGCAAAATCCCCGATTTCACGCCAGTATGTCTAGCCCCGTCGGTAGTCTGGTAAACCGAATGCTGGAAGCGATGAGCGAAGACAACGAATATTCTGTCTTTATCACCCCTGAGCAAAAACGGGCATTAACCTTAACGATATTTTCAACATTCTACCAGCCGCAAGCTCAAAAAGAAGTCATCTTTGATACTAATCGGCTGTGGTGTAGCAAATTGTCCTTAATTCAAGAGCTATTTCCTGGCTCAAAGGTGATTTGCTGCGTGCGGAATGTTGCTTGGATTATGGATAGCATCGAACGGCTGATTAGAAAAAATGCTTTTGATGTGTCGCGGATGTTTAATAATCCTGGTGAACGCTCCACAGTTTACACATGTGATTGTCGCCCAGCCGATAGAAGCGGTGAGGTAATGAAGCTTTAA
- a CDS encoding CAP family protein: MKKFFSTLTLTTATALTVALTGGAMSSDSVLGQTSIDLATLRSAAVSKHNTYRATHKSPNITISDSLNSSAQAWAEKIASSGEFEHSTNRNNVGENIYASYSTQSTVDPTTLGNTAVKEWYDEIKDYNYANPGFSSETGHFTQVVWKGSTQLGCGAAQGTATIEGTNYNAFYVVCQYAPAGNVQGQFPDNVLKP; the protein is encoded by the coding sequence ATGAAGAAATTCTTTTCAACTCTAACCCTAACAACAGCTACAGCTTTAACCGTTGCGCTAACAGGAGGAGCAATGAGCAGTGACTCCGTTTTAGGCCAGACATCTATTGACTTAGCGACGTTACGTAGCGCCGCTGTGTCTAAACACAACACTTATCGAGCCACACATAAAAGCCCTAACATCACCATCAGTGATTCCCTAAATAGTAGCGCTCAAGCTTGGGCTGAGAAGATTGCCAGTAGTGGAGAATTTGAACACAGTACTAATCGCAACAATGTGGGAGAGAACATATACGCTTCTTACAGTACACAAAGCACCGTAGACCCAACCACCCTTGGCAATACAGCAGTTAAGGAGTGGTACGACGAAATTAAAGATTATAACTACGCCAATCCCGGATTTTCTAGCGAAACAGGGCATTTCACTCAAGTGGTGTGGAAGGGCAGTACGCAATTAGGCTGTGGTGCAGCACAAGGCACTGCAACGATTGAAGGTACTAATTATAACGCCTTCTATGTGGTCTGTCAGTACGCTCCTGCTGGGAATGTGCAAGGGCAGTTTCCTGATAACGTACTCAAACCTTAG
- a CDS encoding TIGR03032 family protein: protein MQTPVSAPIRLEMNACEQFGSWLYEQNLSLAFTTYQTNRLFFVGSQANGQLKLNERLFDKPMGLYVAGKSLYMTTRYQLWHFDNFLGNGEKYKECVSGALLEADRLYVPRTAYTTGDVNAHEVVLDDAGKVIFVNTDFSCLATLSPDYNFVPIWQPPFISKLVAEDRCHLNGLAMVEGKPGYVTACSTTDTAAGWRNHRVDGGVVIDVNQNEIIATGLSMPHSPRWYQGKLWLLNSGTGELGYIEDRQFHPITFCPGFVRGLAFWQNFAFVGLSQLRSQSFTGLTLENRLNSQGNRPQCGLMVIDLQTGTALHWLYFQGVIEELFDVVVLPGALQPQAIGLQSDEIQRLVTFPNSGGIVTTKPTAKRPSLGTAPPVAGLPTQQITPLNPPLERGKSDNLVPSPLQGEG from the coding sequence ATGCAAACCCCTGTTTCTGCCCCTATTAGGCTAGAAATGAACGCTTGTGAGCAATTCGGCTCTTGGCTATACGAGCAAAATCTCAGCTTGGCATTCACAACCTACCAAACCAACCGCCTTTTTTTCGTTGGTAGCCAAGCGAACGGACAGCTGAAGCTCAACGAAAGACTATTCGACAAACCAATGGGGCTATATGTAGCAGGCAAAAGCCTCTACATGACTACCCGCTACCAACTCTGGCATTTTGATAACTTCTTGGGTAATGGCGAAAAGTACAAGGAATGCGTTAGCGGAGCGCTGCTGGAAGCAGATCGCCTTTATGTCCCCCGCACCGCCTACACCACCGGTGATGTCAACGCCCATGAAGTAGTCTTGGACGATGCAGGAAAAGTTATTTTTGTCAATACCGACTTTAGTTGTTTAGCCACCCTCAGCCCAGACTACAACTTTGTCCCCATTTGGCAACCGCCCTTCATCTCCAAACTTGTCGCCGAAGACCGCTGTCATCTCAATGGTTTAGCGATGGTAGAGGGCAAACCCGGCTATGTCACCGCCTGTAGTACCACAGATACAGCCGCCGGGTGGCGTAATCATCGCGTCGATGGCGGAGTCGTCATCGACGTTAACCAAAACGAAATTATTGCCACAGGCTTATCCATGCCCCATTCTCCCCGTTGGTATCAGGGGAAATTATGGTTACTCAATTCCGGCACAGGGGAATTAGGCTACATCGAGGATCGTCAATTCCATCCCATCACCTTCTGCCCTGGATTTGTGCGCGGATTAGCCTTTTGGCAAAACTTCGCCTTTGTGGGACTATCTCAATTACGTTCCCAGAGTTTTACCGGATTAACTCTAGAAAACCGCTTAAATTCCCAAGGAAATCGCCCCCAATGTGGCTTAATGGTAATTGACTTGCAGACAGGCACAGCCCTGCACTGGCTATATTTTCAGGGAGTAATTGAAGAACTATTTGATGTTGTAGTTCTGCCTGGGGCGCTACAACCCCAAGCAATTGGTTTACAGTCAGACGAAATTCAGCGCCTAGTCACATTTCCCAACAGTGGCGGCATTGTCACCACCAAACCCACCGCCAAACGTCCCAGTTTAGGAACAGCCCCCCCTGTCGCTGGTTTACCCACACAACAAATTACCCCCCTTAATCCCCCCTTAGAAAGGGGGAAATCGGACAATCTAGTTCCCTCCCCTTTACAAGGGGAGGGTTAG
- a CDS encoding GNAT family N-acetyltransferase, whose amino-acid sequence MYHLNSSNALDYNHLTYPSLQKRWRTQPPQGELTGLSASLDGAIVGFAISERLNPQQAEIISLFVLPEYRSQGIGTRLVAYLEQELAQQGCVEITLSYSTSTLTNVALEPLLQKLHWQSPQINLVLGKTATEKIAQAPWLNKYPLPPAFEVFPWLDARLSLPPNVEAHRLEPLNSLGLRYQGEVIGWVLTHRVAPDTIRYTTFSIAQAFQKRGRGVSLLASAIRRQVDSGVPYLTGSVFYRYPRLLKFVERHLTPYLTGVGEVRQTSKLINPTFESREN is encoded by the coding sequence GTGTATCACCTCAACAGCAGCAACGCCCTCGACTACAATCACCTCACCTATCCCAGCCTGCAAAAACGCTGGCGAACTCAACCGCCCCAAGGCGAATTAACTGGGCTTTCTGCTTCCCTAGACGGTGCAATAGTCGGCTTTGCCATCAGCGAACGTTTAAACCCCCAACAAGCCGAAATCATCTCCCTATTCGTCTTACCCGAATACCGTAGTCAAGGAATTGGCACGAGGTTAGTCGCCTATTTAGAACAAGAATTAGCCCAACAGGGATGTGTTGAAATTACCCTCAGCTATTCAACCAGTACACTTACCAATGTCGCTTTAGAACCGCTACTGCAAAAGCTACATTGGCAATCACCCCAAATTAACTTGGTGCTTGGCAAAACCGCTACAGAAAAAATTGCCCAAGCCCCTTGGTTAAACAAGTATCCCCTACCTCCAGCCTTTGAGGTGTTTCCTTGGTTAGATGCCCGTTTATCCCTGCCGCCTAATGTTGAGGCACACCGCTTAGAACCCCTAAATAGCTTGGGATTGCGCTATCAGGGGGAGGTTATTGGTTGGGTGTTAACCCATCGGGTGGCACCTGACACAATTCGCTACACCACTTTTTCAATTGCACAAGCATTCCAGAAGCGGGGGCGAGGGGTTTCGCTGTTAGCGTCAGCGATTCGTCGTCAAGTTGACAGTGGTGTTCCCTACCTCACGGGTTCGGTTTTTTACCGATATCCGCGTTTGTTGAAGTTTGTCGAACGACACCTGACACCCTATTTAACTGGGGTAGGGGAAGTGCGGCAAACGAGTAAGTTGATTAACCCTACATTTGAATCAAGAGAAAACTAA
- a CDS encoding FG-GAP-like repeat-containing protein has protein sequence MADPNFKAPITNPFGLTGVTLSSKPTLADIDGDGDLDAFVGNFYGNTAFYRNTGTTAAPGAMRFCEMTPPGERSLINSYVYI, from the coding sequence ATGGCTGACCCGAATTTTAAAGCCCCAATTACCAACCCCTTCGGACTGACGGGTGTAACACTTTCTTCTAAACCCACCTTAGCCGATATCGATGGCGATGGAGACTTGGATGCTTTTGTGGGGAATTTTTACGGCAATACCGCGTTCTACCGCAACACTGGAACTACTGCTGCTCCGGGAGCAATGCGATTTTGTGAGATGACCCCACCTGGAGAGCGATCGCTAATAAACTCTTACGTATATATTTAG
- a CDS encoding ISLre2 family transposase, with translation MKKNISANLNFADSLSDFQKDVTNLLDLKNIEEWSGKIVKEREEKIRQAALVLAGQCIAILLHKLSQSESAHQTAINQTKGWWHTDTQRHGYTKREILTVGNVVVNLKLPYVVQKREKKAKNKSTNVGFCPLLKWLGMSEGLTPLVWSDITKYGAIASSFEAAHTILGDWGINISLKRIERLTYKFGQISIDLRQTKISNLQQGKLPGGNILKDQRVVIAVDGGRSRIRINKKGRKNLKTNKHGFTGEWVEPKLLTIYVVDEQGKKVKNGEINIVNDGTYEDYKGFLPILEMHLISLGISQAKQVLLVADGAEWIWKHIPPLLKKLKSPDATYQLFDFYHVTERLQKFADVAFSDDKERNNWFKKARRTLKKSNAMTIIRQMDEFISEATGERCKTMVTQRNYLLRAYRERRLNYAKILDQKLPIGSGAIESLIRQVVNLRIKGNSKFWLKENAEIILHLRCQWMAGSWDNFCGSIFNSFIKPQAA, from the coding sequence ATGAAAAAAAATATATCTGCAAATTTAAATTTTGCCGATTCATTATCAGATTTTCAAAAGGATGTGACTAACCTTTTAGATTTGAAAAATATCGAGGAGTGGTCTGGAAAAATAGTTAAAGAAAGAGAAGAAAAAATTAGACAGGCTGCCTTAGTTTTAGCGGGTCAATGTATCGCCATATTATTGCATAAGCTTTCTCAATCAGAGTCGGCTCATCAAACAGCAATTAATCAAACCAAAGGATGGTGGCATACCGACACACAAAGACACGGTTATACGAAGAGGGAAATATTAACAGTAGGTAATGTTGTAGTAAATCTTAAATTACCATACGTTGTTCAAAAAAGAGAAAAGAAAGCGAAGAATAAATCTACTAATGTTGGATTCTGCCCCTTGCTAAAATGGTTAGGAATGTCAGAAGGCTTGACCCCATTAGTTTGGTCAGATATTACAAAATATGGTGCCATAGCTAGTTCTTTTGAAGCCGCACATACAATCCTGGGTGATTGGGGAATTAATATTAGTCTTAAACGAATTGAACGATTGACATATAAATTTGGTCAAATCAGCATTGATTTACGTCAAACTAAAATATCTAACTTGCAACAAGGTAAATTACCTGGTGGGAATATACTTAAAGACCAGAGAGTTGTGATTGCTGTAGATGGTGGCAGGAGTAGAATTAGGATTAATAAAAAAGGTAGAAAAAATCTCAAAACAAACAAGCACGGCTTTACAGGGGAATGGGTTGAGCCAAAATTATTAACAATTTATGTGGTTGATGAACAGGGTAAAAAAGTTAAAAATGGCGAAATAAACATTGTAAATGATGGCACTTATGAAGACTATAAAGGCTTTTTGCCAATTTTAGAAATGCATCTGATTAGTTTGGGAATTAGTCAAGCAAAACAAGTTTTATTAGTTGCTGACGGTGCTGAATGGATTTGGAAGCATATTCCCCCTCTTTTAAAGAAATTGAAATCTCCCGATGCGACTTATCAATTATTTGATTTTTACCATGTTACTGAACGGCTACAGAAATTTGCTGATGTAGCGTTTAGTGATGATAAGGAGCGGAATAATTGGTTTAAAAAAGCACGGAGAACTTTAAAAAAAAGTAATGCCATGACCATAATTAGGCAGATGGATGAATTTATATCTGAAGCTACGGGAGAGCGTTGTAAAACTATGGTCACACAGAGAAATTACCTTTTACGTGCCTATCGTGAAAGGCGTTTAAATTACGCTAAGATACTAGACCAAAAACTACCAATAGGTAGTGGAGCAATTGAGAGTTTAATTCGTCAAGTTGTCAACTTAAGAATCAAGGGTAACAGTAAATTTTGGTTGAAAGAAAATGCAGAAATTATCTTACATCTGCGTTGTCAATGGATGGCTGGAAGTTGGGATAATTTTTGTGGTTCTATCTTTAATTCTTTTATCAAACCCCAAGCTGCTTGA
- a CDS encoding cadherin-like domain-containing protein yields MQTSILFANKITLYLNIIFSDGYARRRHRLFLTRPHKIALLPAAPSFTFEANNPFGLTNVGNVADPTFADIDGDGDLDAFVGRGDGNTVFYRNTGTTAAPSFTLEATNPFGLTDVGLSAKPTFADIDNDGDLDVFVGSQNNGISFYRNTGTSAAPSFTLEATNPFGLANEFVASPAFADIDNDGDLDAFVGTYTTTAVFYRNTGNAGTPIFTFEATNPFGLTSVGYISSPAFADIDGDGDVDAFVGNVSGSTVFFENDSAPTGSPTATLSNTAEDTAITITAADLLAGFSDVDSTLLVVNLTATNGALVDNLNGTYTFTPTANFNGAVNLTYDVTDGTTTLTGQTQTFSVTPVNDAPTGSPTATLSNTPEDTAINITAADLLAGFTDVDTSDTLSVTNLTATNGALVNNNNGTYTFTPTANFNGAVNLTYDVTDGTATLTGQTRSFSVTPVNDAPVAVDDSVSTFFGTPVNIAVSSLLANDSDVDSTGLSITGVSGATNGTAVLNNNGTAGNTADDFVSFTPNLLFSGNASFNYTLSDGSLTDTATVTVAVGLINNGTNFADSLIGSIGNDIINGGNGNDTIKGGAGDDSLFGENGNDVLYGDGLMDGGAGNDTLNGGNGDDTLYGGGGSDRLYGGNGNDIIFGGFSSDILTGNNGNDTFAFAAGEGTDTITDFSDGNDLIGLYGGLSFGQLSFSGSNIKVTSTNEILATLTGINTTTLTAADFVTL; encoded by the coding sequence GTGCAAACCAGTATTTTATTTGCAAATAAAATCACCTTGTACCTAAATATAATTTTTAGCGATGGCTACGCCCGCCGCAGGCATCGCTTGTTTTTGACCAGACCTCACAAAATCGCATTGCTCCCTGCTGCTCCCAGCTTCACCTTTGAAGCCAACAATCCCTTCGGACTGACGAATGTAGGGAACGTTGCTGACCCCACCTTTGCCGATATCGATGGCGATGGGGACTTGGATGCTTTTGTGGGTAGGGGTGACGGCAATACCGTGTTCTACCGCAACACTGGAACTACGGCTGCTCCCAGTTTCACCTTGGAAGCCACCAACCCCTTCGGACTGACGGATGTGGGACTTTCTGCTAAACCCACTTTTGCCGATATCGATAACGATGGGGACTTGGATGTTTTTGTGGGTAGTCAGAACAACGGTATCAGTTTCTACCGCAATACTGGAACTTCGGCTGCTCCCAGCTTCACCCTTGAAGCCACCAACCCCTTCGGACTGGCGAATGAGTTTGTGGCTTCACCCGCCTTTGCCGATATCGATAACGATGGGGACTTGGATGCTTTTGTGGGTACTTACACGACCACTGCCGTGTTCTACCGCAACACTGGAAATGCCGGGACTCCCATCTTCACCTTTGAAGCCACCAACCCCTTCGGACTGACGAGTGTGGGTTATATTTCTTCACCCGCCTTTGCCGATATCGATGGTGATGGGGACGTGGATGCTTTTGTGGGTAATGTTAGCGGCAGTACCGTGTTCTTCGAGAATGACAGTGCGCCCACTGGTTCACCCACAGCCACGTTAAGCAACACCGCCGAAGATACAGCCATCACAATTACTGCGGCTGACTTATTAGCAGGGTTCAGCGATGTGGATAGTACCCTCTTGGTTGTTAACTTAACTGCGACTAACGGTGCATTGGTGGACAACTTGAATGGGACTTATACCTTCACTCCGACTGCCAACTTTAACGGCGCAGTTAATCTGACCTACGATGTCACTGATGGCACAACAACCTTAACTGGACAAACTCAGACTTTCTCTGTAACCCCAGTTAACGATGCGCCAACAGGTTCACCCACTGCGACGTTAAGCAACACACCAGAAGATACAGCCATTAATATTACTGCGGCTGACTTATTGGCAGGTTTTACGGATGTAGATACCAGTGATACCCTTTCAGTTACCAACTTAACTGCGACTAATGGTGCATTGGTAAATAACAATAATGGGACTTATACCTTCACCCCAACTGCCAACTTTAATGGTGCAGTTAATCTGACTTACGATGTGACTGATGGCACAGCAACCTTAACTGGACAAACCCGCAGTTTCTCTGTCACCCCCGTTAACGATGCGCCTGTTGCTGTTGATGACAGTGTTTCCACATTCTTTGGTACTCCTGTCAACATCGCAGTTAGTAGCCTACTGGCAAATGATAGCGATGTTGATAGCACCGGACTCAGCATCACTGGTGTCAGCGGTGCTACTAACGGTACTGCCGTCCTGAATAATAACGGCACAGCCGGCAACACCGCAGATGATTTTGTTTCCTTTACGCCAAATCTTCTGTTCTCTGGTAATGCCAGCTTTAATTACACCCTCAGCGATGGTAGCCTCACTGATACTGCTACGGTGACTGTGGCCGTCGGTCTGATCAATAATGGCACTAATTTCGCGGATAGTCTGATTGGCAGCATTGGTAACGACATCATCAACGGCGGCAATGGCAACGATACCATCAAAGGCGGCGCAGGTGACGATAGCCTCTTTGGCGAGAATGGTAACGATGTCTTGTATGGCGATGGACTGATGGATGGCGGCGCGGGTAACGATACCCTCAACGGTGGTAATGGCGATGATACCCTCTACGGGGGTGGTGGTAGCGATCGCCTCTACGGTGGTAATGGCAACGATATCATCTTTGGTGGTTTTAGCAGCGATATCCTCACGGGTAACAACGGTAATGATACATTTGCCTTTGCTGCTGGAGAAGGGACTGATACCATTACTGATTTCTCTGACGGTAATGATTTGATTGGACTGTATGGTGGTTTAAGCTTTGGGCAACTGAGTTTCTCAGGTAGCAATATCAAAGTGACTTCGACGAATGAAATTTTGGCGACGCTGACTGGTATTAATACGACGACGCTGACTGCTGCTGATTTTGTAACACTCTAG
- a CDS encoding NAD(P)H-quinone oxidoreductase subunit 4, with amino-acid sequence MMADQFPWLTAIVLLPLIASLLIPVLPDKDGKRVRWYALGVGIADFALMCYAFWKHYDASSASFQLVENYAWVPQLGLNWAVSIDGLSFPLVLLAGFVTTLSIFSAWQVNHRPRLFYFLMLVLYSAQVGVFVAKDLLLFFIMWEVELIPVYLLVCIWGGQRRRYAATKFLLYTAAASIFILVAALGMGLYGGGNMSFDITELAMKEYPLGLQLLLYAGLLIAFGVKLAVFPMHTWLPDAHGEASSPVSMILAGVLLKMGGYGLIRLNLEMLPDAHIYFAPVLAILGVVNIIYGALNSFAQTNMKRRLAYSSISHMGFVLLGIASFTDLGINGAMLQMISHGLIASVLFFLAGVTYDRTHTMIMKDMGGIGQAMPKVFALFTISAMASLALPGMSGFAGELSVFLGITTSDVYSSTFSTVTVFLAAVGVILTPIYLLSMLREVFYGKDAALLCDINNAGSENQEDEGTVCFGTDCLVPEEAVYDDARPREVFIAACFLLMIIGIGLYPKMAMQMYDVKTVAVNAHIRQSYAVVSQTNPQIYANRLSIPKISDTELTPILGTLK; translated from the coding sequence ATGATGGCGGATCAATTTCCCTGGCTTACCGCAATTGTCTTGCTACCACTTATTGCTTCGCTGCTCATCCCTGTGCTGCCTGATAAAGACGGCAAGCGCGTGCGTTGGTATGCACTGGGCGTAGGTATCGCAGACTTTGCCTTGATGTGTTACGCCTTTTGGAAGCATTACGATGCCAGCAGTGCTAGTTTTCAACTCGTGGAGAACTATGCCTGGGTGCCTCAGTTAGGACTCAACTGGGCAGTATCAATCGATGGACTTTCTTTTCCCCTTGTGCTTCTAGCAGGATTTGTCACCACACTCTCGATTTTTTCAGCCTGGCAAGTTAATCACCGCCCCCGCCTCTTCTATTTTCTAATGCTTGTGCTGTATTCGGCACAAGTAGGCGTGTTCGTTGCCAAAGACTTGCTACTATTTTTCATCATGTGGGAAGTAGAGCTAATTCCCGTATATCTACTAGTGTGCATTTGGGGTGGACAGAGACGCCGCTACGCAGCTACAAAATTTCTGCTTTACACAGCAGCAGCTTCAATATTTATTCTAGTTGCAGCCCTGGGAATGGGTCTATACGGCGGCGGTAATATGTCTTTTGATATAACCGAACTTGCGATGAAGGAATACCCGCTTGGTCTACAATTGCTGCTTTATGCAGGGTTGTTGATTGCATTTGGTGTCAAACTCGCTGTTTTCCCCATGCACACTTGGTTGCCTGATGCTCACGGAGAAGCATCTTCTCCTGTGTCGATGATTTTGGCCGGCGTTTTACTCAAAATGGGTGGCTACGGGCTGATTCGCCTAAATCTTGAGATGCTCCCTGATGCACACATTTATTTTGCACCGGTTCTAGCCATTCTGGGCGTTGTCAATATTATCTATGGTGCATTGAACTCCTTTGCTCAGACTAATATGAAACGGCGTTTGGCTTATTCGTCGATTTCACACATGGGATTTGTACTGCTGGGTATTGCGTCCTTCACTGATTTGGGAATCAACGGCGCAATGTTACAGATGATCTCGCATGGTTTGATTGCATCGGTGCTGTTCTTCTTGGCGGGTGTTACTTACGATCGCACCCACACTATGATAATGAAAGACATGGGTGGTATTGGCCAAGCCATGCCCAAAGTATTTGCTCTGTTTACAATCTCAGCGATGGCATCTCTGGCTCTCCCCGGTATGAGCGGCTTTGCTGGCGAACTCTCGGTTTTCCTTGGTATCACAACCAGTGATGTTTACAGTTCAACTTTCTCCACTGTAACGGTTTTTCTCGCCGCAGTCGGAGTCATCCTCACACCCATCTATCTACTTTCCATGCTGCGAGAGGTATTTTATGGTAAAGATGCAGCACTGCTATGCGACATTAATAATGCAGGTTCGGAAAATCAAGAAGATGAGGGAACAGTTTGTTTTGGTACAGACTGCCTCGTGCCAGAGGAAGCAGTCTACGACGATGCTAGACCACGTGAAGTGTTTATCGCTGCCTGTTTTCTGCTGATGATTATTGGCATTGGTTTGTATCCTAAGATGGCAATGCAGATGTACGATGTGAAGACTGTCGCAGTTAATGCTCATATTCGCCAGTCTTATGCTGTTGTTTCCCAAACAAATCCTCAGATTTATGCGAATAGATTGTCGATTCCAAAAATCTCAGACACTGAGTTAACACCCATTTTAGGAACTTTGAAGTAA
- a CDS encoding His/Gly/Thr/Pro-type tRNA ligase C-terminal domain-containing protein, producing the protein MYRICCCLKIKFSKRCDRLGKLIRNAEKDKIPVMAVVGAKEVETNTLSIRTRASGELGAIPVDEVVDKMKVAMPAAGCANANFENF; encoded by the coding sequence ATATACAGGATTTGCTGTTGCTTAAAAATTAAATTTTCCAAGAGATGCGATCGCTTGGGTAAACTCATTCGCAACGCAGAGAAAGATAAAATACCAGTGATGGCAGTGGTGGGAGCCAAGGAAGTGGAAACCAACACCTTGAGTATCCGGACTCGTGCCTCTGGAGAATTGGGAGCTATACCTGTGGATGAGGTGGTGGATAAGATGAAAGTGGCGATGCCTGCGGCGGGCTGCGCCAACGCTAACTTCGAGAACTTCTAA
- a CDS encoding XisI protein, which translates to MDQLESYRNVICNILKVYLNISYANAQIRNRAAFDSENDQYLIISEGWDDKQHLHSCLIHIEIIHGKVWIQCDNTENGIANELVEAGIPKEDIVLGFHEPNVRKYTGFAVA; encoded by the coding sequence ATGGATCAACTAGAGTCTTACCGGAATGTAATCTGCAACATACTTAAGGTATATCTCAATATTTCCTATGCAAATGCTCAGATTCGTAATCGAGCGGCATTTGATTCAGAAAATGACCAATATCTAATTATTTCTGAAGGATGGGACGATAAACAACACCTGCATAGCTGTTTAATTCATATCGAAATAATTCACGGTAAAGTTTGGATTCAGTGCGACAATACCGAAAATGGTATTGCTAATGAACTCGTCGAAGCAGGTATCCCTAAAGAAGATATTGTTTTAGGATTTCACGAACCTAATGTGAGAAAATATACAGGATTTGCTGTTGCTTAA